One Rubrobacter naiadicus genomic window, GTGTACCGGGGGGAGGGGGGCCGGTCGGTTCCGGAGGTGGTACTGTGCGCGGGGTAGTGGTGGCTCTGGGAAACTTCGATGGGGTGCATCTCGGGCACAGGGCCGTGATCCGGACCGCGACAGAAGAAGGAGCCCGGCTGGGCATACCCGTTTTCGCAGCCACCTTCTGGCCGCATCCGAGGGAGGTGCTTTCGCCTGGGGGGGGACCTCCGCTGCTGACCACGCTCGAGCAGAGGAGGGAGCTTCTGCTCGGGTGTGGTGTCGACGAGGTTCGGGTCGTGAAATTCGATGCGGGGATGGCGCGCAAGAGCCCCCGGGAGTTCGTCGAAGAGGTTCTCCTAGGCGAGCTCGGGGCGCGCGTCGTCGTCGTCGGGGAGAACTTCCGGTTCGGGCACCGGGCGGCCGGGAGCACGGAGGATATGGAGGAGTTCATGCGCAGGAGCGGCGGCCGGGTACGGGTGGTCGGGCTCGAGCGGGGTGATGGGGAGAGGGTGAGTTCGACCAGGATCAGGGAGTTGATCGCACGCGGGGAAGTACGGGAGGCGGCGCGGCTGCTCGGTCGGCCGCATGCGGTCAGAGGAGAGGTGATGGAGGGCGAGAAGCGGGGACGCAAGATAGGGTTCCCCACGGCCAACCTGATCCCGGACGGCAGGGTAGCCGTTCCGGCGCGGGGCGTGTACGCCGGGTTCGTCAGGGTGGAGGGAGAAGAGCACACCGCCTGCACCAACGTCGGGGTGGCCCCCACCTTCGGCGGCCGGGTCGTACGTGTGGAGGCCCATATCCTGGATTTTCAGGGTGATCTCTACGGCAGGACGGTGGACGTCGCCTTCGTCGAGAGGATAAGGTCGGAGAAGCGCTTCTCGGGCGTAGAGGAGCTCAGGGACCAGATAGCGACCGACGTGCACAAAGCCCGCGAGATCCTCCAGGGCAAGACGTTTTGATGCATGTGTTAGCATATAGGCCGAAAAGAGTTCGAGCAGAAAAGAGAAAAGAAAGACTTGAGAGGTAAAAGTTGGCGGTAGTGGAAGACAAGCAGAAGATCATAGAAGAGTATCGGACGCACGAGGACGACACCGGGTCGCCCGAGGTGCAGGTCGCGATACTGACGCAGCGGATCAACCACCTGACCGAGCACCTGCGCACCCACAAGCACGACTACCATTCTCGCCAGGGGCTTCTGAAGATGGTCGGCAAGCGGCGCCGGCTTTTGAACTACCTGGCGAAGAACGACGTCGAGCGCTACAGGTCGCTGATCAGCAGGCTTGGCCTGCGGCGGTAGAAGAACCTTTATCCACACC contains:
- a CDS encoding bifunctional riboflavin kinase/FAD synthetase, which produces MRGVVVALGNFDGVHLGHRAVIRTATEEGARLGIPVFAATFWPHPREVLSPGGGPPLLTTLEQRRELLLGCGVDEVRVVKFDAGMARKSPREFVEEVLLGELGARVVVVGENFRFGHRAAGSTEDMEEFMRRSGGRVRVVGLERGDGERVSSTRIRELIARGEVREAARLLGRPHAVRGEVMEGEKRGRKIGFPTANLIPDGRVAVPARGVYAGFVRVEGEEHTACTNVGVAPTFGGRVVRVEAHILDFQGDLYGRTVDVAFVERIRSEKRFSGVEELRDQIATDVHKAREILQGKTF
- the rpsO gene encoding 30S ribosomal protein S15, yielding MAVVEDKQKIIEEYRTHEDDTGSPEVQVAILTQRINHLTEHLRTHKHDYHSRQGLLKMVGKRRRLLNYLAKNDVERYRSLISRLGLRR